The sequence CGCTCGGATAGTTCTGGTTGAACGTGGCGGCCTGTGCGGTCGTCAGCGTCTTCAGCGAGGCGAGCGCGTCCTGGTTCGTGTTGTGGCTGCTGCTCGTCAGGATGCCGAACACATTGACGAACGCGGCGATCACCGATGACGAAATCCCGGTCGGATCGTACGCGAGCACGCTCTGCACGAAATCGGCGAACTCGGAGCCGCGATGCGGCGTGCCGATCGTCGTCACCGACGCGACGAGATCGGGCGCGACGGCCGCGACATAGCGCGACGTCAGCCCGCCCTGGCTGTGGCCGACGAGATTGACCTTGGTCGCGCCCGTCGCGGCAAGCACCGTCTTCACGTACGCGAGCAACTGTTCGCCGCGCCCGTTCGGGCCGTCGTCGCTCTGGAAGCCCGACAGGTTCGCGACGTAGACGGTCGCGCCATGCCGCTGCAGGTCTTCCTGGATGCCGTACCAGTACTCGAGCACGCCGGCGTACTTGTCGGTGCCCGTGAGCCCGTGCACGAGGATGATCGGATAACGCGTCGCCGCGTAGTTGTCGGCGGGCGCGGTCGCCGCCATCGCCGCGCGCGTCGTCGCGAGCGTCATCACCGCGGTCGTCCCCGCGAACGGCGCGACGCTCATCGCGCATGCCACTGCCCCTGCCACCACCCTGGAACGCATCGATCTGGCCATGCATGTTCTCCTGATTATTGTGCTGCCGGTGCGAATGTGATCGGATCGACGCGCACGGGGCCGCGCGGGCGCCGTGTGCGTCGAATGCGGGAGTGAATCACGAGTTGCGAACGTTTGCGCCCTGACTAGACACGGTTCTCTAATCGGTTGACGCGCCCCGCCCGTTCGGGCGGGGCCGCGTTCATGCACGCGCATGCTGCAACGCACATGCGCCACGCGCTATAGCTTCGCGCTCACGCGCAGCCATGCGGTACGGCCCGGCTCCATCACCGGCACGTTCGCCGGATAGCCGAAGCCCGCGTTGCCGGCGAGGTTCAGGTGCTCGGTGTAGGCCTTGTTCAGCACGTTGTCGACGCCGACCGAGATCTGCACGGTCTTGCTGACGTTGTATTGCGTATGCAGCGACAGCACGCCGAATCCGGCGCTCGGGCCGAAGTCCTTGCCGACCACGTTGCCCTCATTCAGTGCATAGCGATGCTGCGGCGCAACGATCCGCCACAGGCCGCCGGCCGACCATGCGCCGCGCGTGTATTCGAGCCCGATGCGCGCCTCGAGCGGCGGCATCTGCGGCAGCGGGTCGCCGCTCGCCACGTTGCGCCCCCACGCATACGCGAGCGACGTCTCGACGCGCAGCGGCGCAACCGGCCGCCACGCCACGCCTGCTTCGCCGCCCATGATCTGCGCGTTGACGTTGGTCGCCTGCGTGGTCGGGCCCATCATGCCGGCCGCGTAGTTGAACAGGATGAAGTCCTGCACGTAACCCGCATATGCCGACACCCACGCATCGAACCGGTCGCTCTTGTATTGCGCGCCGATGTCGAGCTGCGTGGTCTTTTCCGGCTGCACCGCCGAGAACGCGTTGACCGAACCGGCCGGCCCGCGCTTCGCGGAGAACAGCTCCCAGTAGTCGGGGTAGCGCTCCGCATGGCCGATCCCCGCGTACCACGTGACGGGCAGCGACGCGAGATCGCGCTCGTAGCGCACGAAGCCGCTCGGCAGCACGCGCGCTCGATCGTCGTCGAAGGTCGAATTCGGCTTGCTCGTCATCATGCCGCTCGTCGTCGCGCGCTTGTCGCGTGCGCTCGCATAGTCGATGCGCGCGCCGCCGATCACGCGCGACACGTCGCTCGCATACCACGTCAGCTCACCGAACGCGCCCGCGTTCCACATCGTCGCCTGCGCATCCCACGGCTGGTCGCCATAGTTCTGCCGCCCCATCGCGGAGCGTGAATCGAGCCGGTTCGATTGCGCGTCGACACCCGTCACGAGCTTGAATGCGTCGCCGAAACGGAACGTCACGGCCGCGCGCGCGCCGAACGTGCGGCGCCGCACGTCGGCCGCCATCCGCATCGGCATGCTGCTGGTCGGGTCGGGCTGCCGCAACGTATAGTTATCCATCACGTGGTCGGCTTCGTTGTAGTACACGCGCGCCTCGATCCGGTCGAGCACGTCGCCGAGATGCCGCTTGTCGAACGACAGGCCGAAGGTCTCGCGGCGGAACTGCGCGCCGTCCATCCCGCGGCCCGCGTAGCGCGCATAGCCGTCGCCGGTGCCGGCGGTCAGCTCGACGCGCGTGTGGTCGTCGGGCGTCCAGCCGAGCGCCGCATCGGCGTTCCACTTGTCCCACTGCGACGGCACGGTGTTGCCGTTGCCGTCCTTGTAGTCCTGCGAATGCGCGTGGTTCGCGGTCACGCGGCCATAGACGTCCGGCGTGCCGGCCGTCACGTCGATGTTCTGGTCGTTGCGGCCGAACGACCCGCCGACCAGACTGCCGTCGAAGCGCATGCCGGGACGCTCGAAACGCGGCGTCACGCGCTCGAACAGCACGGTGCCGGCCGACGCGCCGGGGCCGTACAGCACGGTCTGCGGCCCTTTCACGACGGTGACCTTGTCATAGCTTTCCGGCGCGATGTACGAAGTCGGCGCATCCATCCGGTTCGGGCATGCGCCGAGCGTCGGCATCCCGTTCGCCAGGATGTTCAGCCGCGAGCCGAACATCCCGCGCAGCACGGGGTCGCCGTTCGTGCCGCCGCTGCGGATCGACGTGAAGCCGGGGATCGTTTTCAGGTAATCCGCGCCGTCGCTGGCGGGCAGCGGCTGGCGCGGTGCCTTCGGGTCCGTGACGACGACGAGCGGCGTCGTCAGCGGCGACGCGACGACCTCGACGGGCGGCAGCAGCAGGGCCGCGTCGTCCGCAGGCGCGCCGGCCGCGCGCGCCGTTTCGGCCGCGGCGGCGCTCGCCGCCATGGCGCCCGCAGCCAGCGCGGGAACGGTAAGTTTCAGCATCCGCGGCACGCGCCGCGCACAGGCATTGCGTGACGCCCGCGGCGCACGCAACTGGAAATTGGTCATGATCGAAAGCCCGAGTGACGCCCTCCACGCGGCCGCGACGGGCCGCACGGATATCGGCGGTGGAAAGAACGGAAAAAAGCGCGTCAGGCGCGCTCGGGCGGTGCGCGTGGATACGCGCGCGGATAGCGGTTGGCGCGCGCCGCGACGGCAAGCGGCGCGGCGGCGGAAACCGAAACGACGGAAACGGAACCGAACGACGCGGCGGCAGGCGCGCCGATCACTGGACTGTGTGCGAAGAAGCCGCAGTAGCCGCACGCATCGAGATGCAGCGCATGATCGTGCATGCGGCCCGCGTCGGGCGACCGATGCGCGCCATGCTCTGCACTGCAGACGATCGCGTCGGGCGTGGCCGCCTGTGCGATGCGCCACTGCGACACCAGCGGCGCCGCGATCGCGAACCAGATCGCGAGCACGCCAAGCCAGGCGGTCAGGTGACGATGTCGGTGCAGCATGCGCGGCGGCAAGTAAGCGGAATGTAAAAACAGCCGAGATGTTACAGAATGTTCGCCGCGCTGACCAGCCGCACATGACGGTAAACGGACCGGGGGCGCATGGTTGTCAACACAACCATGCGCCCCCGCCTGCCGTGCGCTTGCGGAGCGCGGCGATCAGGGCGCCATGCGTCGCAGCACGTCGTCGCGCCGGACGAAATGATGGTAGAGCGCGGCCAGCGCATGCAGGCCGATCACGAAGTAGAACGCGTTGCCGATCAGCTCGTGTGCTCCCTTGATCGTCGGCTGCAGCGCCTTGTCGGGGCCGAACAGCGTGAACGACACGCCGAGCCAGTCGAGCGACACCGGCTTGCCGCTCATGTTGATCATCATGATGCCGAGCAGCGGCTGCGCGATGATGAAGACGTAGAGCGCGACATGCGCGAGCTTCGAGAGCCAGCGCAGCAGCGCCGCCTGCGGAATGGCTTGCGGCACGCGGCTGACGACCCGCCACAGCACGCGCAGCACCGACAGCACGAGCACGAACGTACCCGCGGTGAGGTGCACGTTCATCCAAAACACACGGCTGTCGCTGCCTTTCGGCCCGCGGATCTCGATGGCCAGGTAGGCCAGCGCCACCAGCAGGAAGATGGCCCAGTGGAAGAAGATCGCGGGCGAGCTGTAGCGCGTCTGTTTCGCGAGGATGTTTCTCATGCGTGGTCTCGTGTTGTATGCGGGGAGGGGCGCATGCCGCAACCGGCCGGCACCCGGCAGAGCTGCCACGATTGTAGCCGCACGGGCGTCCGGTTTTGTGCGATGCGCTCAAATATCCGACGAATCGTCAACGCGCGTGGCCGGCATATGGAAAATCCGCATCGCGCGCCCGGACGGCTGTGGCACGATGAAGCTTTGGTGCGACGGCGCGCGGGCATCATGAGCAAAGCGTTCTTCGTTGCGGCCTACCGGCTGACCGCCGCGTTGCTCGCGGTGTCCACCACGCTGCACAGTGTCGCCGACTACTGGCGCCTGCCGAACTTTCATCTCGGTAACTTCCTCAGCTACTTCACGCAACTGAGCAGCCTCTATGCGGCCGCGATGCTGGCCGCGGGGCTCTGGCGCATCGCGCGCCCCGGCTCGGCCCGCTACGAATCGATGCGCGGCGCCGCCGTGCTGTACGTGCTGATCACCGCGATCGTGTACGAACTCCTGCTCGCGCGGCTCGATGCGCTGCGCCACATCACACCGGCGTTCAACAACTGGGTGCTGCACCGGATCGTGCCGGTTGTCATGCTGTGCGACTGGCTGTACGTGGAGCCGCGCTCGCCGATCCCGCGGCGCAGCGCGTTCGCGTGGCTCGGTTTTCCGGTCGTCTATCTCGGCTATACGCTCGTGCGCGGCGCGCTGGAGAACTGGTATCCCTACCCGTTCGTCGATCCGCGGCCGCACGGCTACCTGCCGGTCGCGATCCAGTGCTCGTTGATCGCGCTCGGCGCGGCGGCGCTCGCACTGGGCATCCGCTGGCTCGGCAATCACGCGAGACAGTCCGGCACCGCGACGCTCAAGGAAGGTTGAAGGCGGACGAAGGCGGGAGCGTGTGCGCCGCCCGGCGCACACGTGGCGGTGCGGGTTGTCAGCCGCCGTTGCGCGGCAGGAAGTTCAGCGGATCGACGACCTTGCCGTTCTGGCGGACTTCGAACTCGAACGTCGAACGGCCGCTCGCGTCGGTGCCCATCTCGGCGACCGGCTGGCCCTGGCGCACCGCGTCGCCTTCGTTGACAAGCAGCTTGCCGTTGTGCCCGTAGGCCGTGATGAGCCCGTTGTCGTGCTTCAGGATCACGAGCGGGCCGTAGGCCTTGACGCCGGACCCGGCATAAACCACGCGCCCGTTCGCCGCGGCCCGCACCGAATGGTCGGGCCCGGATGCGGCGATTACGAGGCCGCGCGTCTTGCCGGCCGTAAACGGCGCCGCGACGACACCCGTGGCCGGCCATGCGAGCGAGCCCGGCTGCGCGGCCGCCGCGGGAGACTGCCCGAGCGACGTCGCGGCGGGCGGCGGCGCGACGCGCAGCACCTGGCCAGGCGACACGGCATCGGTAGGCGCCATGTGATTCCAGCTGGCCAGGTCCTGCACGCGCTGCCCGTAGGCGCCCGCGATGCCTGCGAGCGTATCGCCCGGGTTCACGCGGTAATAGCCGGCGATCACGCCCGGCGTTGCGGCCGACATCGGTGTCGACTGGCGCGCCGGCTGCCAGTTGTCGGTCCACGGCGTCATCGTACAGCCCGACAGCGCGACGGCCGCGGCGACGAGCGCCGCCTGCGGCAGCCAGCGCGTCAGCGCGTCATGGATGGGAATATTTTCTCTCAAGGGTCCTCCCGGATTTGCGTCGTGGCGCCGCCCACCGCCCTCCGGCGCGCGACGCACGATGTCCGGCCGTACGGCCGGATCAACCAGTATCCGACCGCTCTCGCGGCCGTCAGTTTCCACAGCGGAACGTCGGCGCGAACGGGCTCACCGGCCCCTTTCGCACATCGTTCCGATCGGCAAAGATACCATTTGTCGCGGTCAGGACCGCGACAGGCGCCTGATCCGGCAACAATCTTGCGCCGCCGCAGGGGTGTGCCGGCGGCCTGCGAGCCGCGCCGCGCGGGCCGCCCGGCGGATCTTGCCGCATTCGCCCCGGCCGCGTCGGCCCCGTCACCGCCCCGCCGCGATCGCCGCCTATACTCGGTGATGCGCAGCGCGATCCAACGACAACGAGGAGCATGACAATGAACAACGCGACGTTTCTTTCCGTGCAGCTCAACGCCGACGATTTCGCCGGTTCCAGCGGCCTGGTCGAATTGCTCAACCGGCACCTGCTGTTCGCGACCGACGTCGCCGAAGCGGCCGATGCGCTCGTCCAGCTGGCGAGCGTCGCGCACCTGACGGGCGCCACGCGCCACAGCGTCGAGTTGCCGGTCCTCGCCATCGAACGGCTGCGCGACGCGCTCGACACGCTGAGCGGCTACGACGAAACGTGGCTGCAGGTGCTGGAACCGGCCG comes from Burkholderia pyrrocinia and encodes:
- a CDS encoding DUF2946 domain-containing protein, with protein sequence MLHRHRHLTAWLGVLAIWFAIAAPLVSQWRIAQAATPDAIVCSAEHGAHRSPDAGRMHDHALHLDACGYCGFFAHSPVIGAPAAASFGSVSVVSVSAAAPLAVAARANRYPRAYPRAPPERA
- a CDS encoding peptidoglycan DD-metalloendopeptidase family protein: MRENIPIHDALTRWLPQAALVAAAVALSGCTMTPWTDNWQPARQSTPMSAATPGVIAGYYRVNPGDTLAGIAGAYGQRVQDLASWNHMAPTDAVSPGQVLRVAPPPAATSLGQSPAAAAQPGSLAWPATGVVAAPFTAGKTRGLVIAASGPDHSVRAAANGRVVYAGSGVKAYGPLVILKHDNGLITAYGHNGKLLVNEGDAVRQGQPVAEMGTDASGRSTFEFEVRQNGKVVDPLNFLPRNGG
- a CDS encoding cytochrome b, yielding MRNILAKQTRYSSPAIFFHWAIFLLVALAYLAIEIRGPKGSDSRVFWMNVHLTAGTFVLVLSVLRVLWRVVSRVPQAIPQAALLRWLSKLAHVALYVFIIAQPLLGIMMINMSGKPVSLDWLGVSFTLFGPDKALQPTIKGAHELIGNAFYFVIGLHALAALYHHFVRRDDVLRRMAP
- a CDS encoding esterase/lipase family protein; this translates as MARSMRSRVVAGAVACAMSVAPFAGTTAVMTLATTRAAMAATAPADNYAATRYPIILVHGLTGTDKYAGVLEYWYGIQEDLQRHGATVYVANLSGFQSDDGPNGRGEQLLAYVKTVLAATGATKVNLVGHSQGGLTSRYVAAVAPDLVASVTTIGTPHRGSEFADFVQSVLAYDPTGISSSVIAAFVNVFGILTSSSHNTNQDALASLKTLTTAQAATFNQNYPSAGLGAPGSCQTGAATETVGGNTHLLYSWAGTAVQPTISAFGVTGAVDTSTIPLVDPANALDPSTLALFGTGTVMINRGSGQNDGLVSKCSALYGKVLSTNYKWNHIDEINQLLGVRGAYAEDPVAVIRTHANRLQLAGV
- a CDS encoding Pr6Pr family membrane protein, yielding MSKAFFVAAYRLTAALLAVSTTLHSVADYWRLPNFHLGNFLSYFTQLSSLYAAAMLAAGLWRIARPGSARYESMRGAAVLYVLITAIVYELLLARLDALRHITPAFNNWVLHRIVPVVMLCDWLYVEPRSPIPRRSAFAWLGFPVVYLGYTLVRGALENWYPYPFVDPRPHGYLPVAIQCSLIALGAAALALGIRWLGNHARQSGTATLKEG
- a CDS encoding TonB-dependent copper receptor, with amino-acid sequence MTNFQLRAPRASRNACARRVPRMLKLTVPALAAGAMAASAAAAETARAAGAPADDAALLLPPVEVVASPLTTPLVVVTDPKAPRQPLPASDGADYLKTIPGFTSIRSGGTNGDPVLRGMFGSRLNILANGMPTLGACPNRMDAPTSYIAPESYDKVTVVKGPQTVLYGPGASAGTVLFERVTPRFERPGMRFDGSLVGGSFGRNDQNIDVTAGTPDVYGRVTANHAHSQDYKDGNGNTVPSQWDKWNADAALGWTPDDHTRVELTAGTGDGYARYAGRGMDGAQFRRETFGLSFDKRHLGDVLDRIEARVYYNEADHVMDNYTLRQPDPTSSMPMRMAADVRRRTFGARAAVTFRFGDAFKLVTGVDAQSNRLDSRSAMGRQNYGDQPWDAQATMWNAGAFGELTWYASDVSRVIGGARIDYASARDKRATTSGMMTSKPNSTFDDDRARVLPSGFVRYERDLASLPVTWYAGIGHAERYPDYWELFSAKRGPAGSVNAFSAVQPEKTTQLDIGAQYKSDRFDAWVSAYAGYVQDFILFNYAAGMMGPTTQATNVNAQIMGGEAGVAWRPVAPLRVETSLAYAWGRNVASGDPLPQMPPLEARIGLEYTRGAWSAGGLWRIVAPQHRYALNEGNVVGKDFGPSAGFGVLSLHTQYNVSKTVQISVGVDNVLNKAYTEHLNLAGNAGFGYPANVPVMEPGRTAWLRVSAKL